In Pseudomonas sp. MM213, a genomic segment contains:
- the rpoD gene encoding RNA polymerase sigma factor RpoD: MSGKAQQQSRIKELITLGREQGYLTYAEVNDHLPEDISDPEQVEDIIRMINDMGINVFEVAPDKDSLMLADADTDEAAAEEAAAALAAVETDIGRTTDPVRMYMREMGTVELLTREGEIEIAKRIEEGIREVMGAIAHFPGTVDHILSEYTRVTTEGGRLSDVLSGYIDPDDGIAPPAAEVPPPVDPKAVKADDDTDDDDAEASDDEEEAESGPDPIIAAQRFGAVADQMEITRKALKKHGRNNKAAIAELLALAELFMPIKLVPKQFEGLVERVRSALDRLRQQERAIMQLCVRDARMPRADFLRQFPGNEVDESWSDALAKGKSKYAEAIGRLQPDIIRCQQKLTALETETGLTIAEIKDINRRMSIGEAKARRAKKEMVEANLRLVISIAKKYTNRGLQFLDLIQEGNIGLMKAVDKFEYRRGYKFSTYATWWIRQAITRSIADQARTIRIPVHMIETINKLNRISRQMLQEMGREPTPEELGERMEMPEDKIRKVLKIAKEPISMETPIGDDEDSHLGDFIEDSTMQSPIDVATVESLKEATREVLSGLTAREAKVLRMRFGIDMNTDHTLEEVGKQFDVTRERIRQIEAKALRKLRHPTRSEHLRSFLDE; the protein is encoded by the coding sequence ATGTCCGGAAAAGCGCAACAGCAGTCTCGTATCAAAGAGTTGATCACACTTGGTCGTGAGCAGGGCTACCTGACTTACGCGGAGGTCAACGACCACCTGCCGGAGGATATTTCAGATCCGGAACAGGTGGAAGACATCATCCGCATGATCAATGACATGGGGATCAACGTATTCGAGGTTGCGCCAGATAAGGATTCCCTTATGCTGGCCGACGCCGATACCGACGAAGCCGCGGCCGAAGAGGCAGCAGCAGCGTTGGCAGCGGTCGAAACCGACATCGGTCGCACCACCGACCCGGTGCGCATGTACATGCGCGAAATGGGTACGGTAGAGCTCCTGACACGTGAAGGCGAAATCGAAATCGCCAAACGTATTGAAGAAGGCATCCGCGAAGTGATGGGCGCAATTGCGCACTTCCCTGGCACGGTTGACCATATTCTCTCCGAATACACTCGCGTCACCACCGAAGGTGGCCGCCTGTCCGACGTCCTGAGCGGTTATATCGACCCGGACGACGGCATTGCGCCGCCTGCTGCAGAAGTGCCGCCGCCAGTCGATCCGAAAGCCGTGAAAGCGGACGACGATACCGACGACGATGACGCCGAAGCTTCGGATGACGAAGAAGAAGCCGAAAGCGGTCCGGATCCGATCATCGCCGCACAGCGTTTTGGCGCTGTCGCTGATCAGATGGAAATCACCCGCAAGGCTCTGAAAAAGCACGGTCGCAACAACAAGGCAGCTATTGCTGAACTGTTGGCCCTGGCTGAGCTGTTCATGCCGATCAAACTGGTGCCGAAGCAATTCGAAGGCCTGGTCGAGCGTGTTCGCAGTGCCCTGGATCGTCTGCGTCAGCAAGAGCGCGCGATCATGCAATTGTGCGTGCGTGATGCCCGTATGCCGCGTGCCGACTTCCTGCGCCAGTTCCCGGGCAACGAAGTTGACGAAAGCTGGAGCGACGCTCTGGCCAAAGGCAAAAGCAAATATGCTGAAGCCATTGGTCGCCTGCAGCCGGACATCATTCGTTGCCAGCAGAAGCTGACCGCGCTGGAAACCGAAACAGGTTTGACGATCGCCGAGATCAAGGACATCAACCGTCGCATGTCGATCGGTGAGGCCAAGGCCCGCCGCGCGAAGAAAGAGATGGTCGAAGCGAACTTGCGTCTGGTGATCTCCATCGCCAAGAAGTACACCAACCGTGGCCTGCAATTCCTCGATCTGATCCAGGAAGGCAACATCGGTTTGATGAAAGCGGTAGACAAGTTCGAATACCGCCGCGGCTACAAATTCTCGACTTATGCCACCTGGTGGATCCGTCAGGCGATCACTCGCTCGATCGCCGACCAGGCCCGCACCATCCGTATTCCGGTGCACATGATCGAGACGATCAACAAGCTCAACCGTATTTCCCGGCAGATGTTGCAGGAAATGGGTCGCGAACCGACCCCGGAAGAGCTGGGCGAACGCATGGAAATGCCTGAGGACAAGATCCGCAAGGTATTGAAGATCGCTAAAGAGCCGATCTCCATGGAAACCCCGATCGGTGATGACGAAGACTCCCATCTGGGTGACTTCATCGAAGACTCGACCATGCAGTCGCCAATCGATGTTGCTACCGTTGAGAGCCTTAAAGAAGCGACTCGCGAAGTCCTGTCCGGCCTCACTGCCCGTGAAGCCAAGGTTCTGCGCATGCGCTTCGGTATCGACATGAATACCGACCACACGCTTGAAGAGGTTGGTAAGCAGTTCGACGTGACCCGTGAACGGATTCGTCAGATCGAAGCCAAGGCGCTGCGCAAGCTGCGCCACCCGACGAGAAGCGAGCATCTGCGCTCCTTCCTCGACGAGTGA
- the rpsU gene encoding 30S ribosomal protein S21: protein MPAVKVKENEPFDVALRRFKRSCEKAGVLAEVRSREFYEKPTSERKRKAAAAVKRHAKKVQREQRRAVRLY from the coding sequence ATGCCAGCCGTCAAAGTAAAAGAGAACGAACCCTTCGACGTAGCTCTGCGTCGTTTCAAGCGCTCCTGCGAAAAAGCCGGTGTACTGGCTGAAGTTCGTAGCCGCGAATTTTACGAGAAGCCAACTTCTGAGCGTAAGCGCAAAGCAGCAGCCGCTGTTAAGCGTCACGCCAAGAAAGTTCAGCGCGAACAGCGCCGCGCCGTTCGTCTGTACTAA
- the tsaD gene encoding tRNA (adenosine(37)-N6)-threonylcarbamoyltransferase complex transferase subunit TsaD: MLVLGLETSCDETGVALYDSERGLLADALFSQIDLHRAYGGVVPELASRDHVKRMLPLIRQVLAEAGCVPTEIDAIAYTAGPGLVGALLVGASCAQALAFAWGIPALGVHHMEGHLLAPMLESQPPEFPFVALLVSGGHTQLVQVDGIGQYTLLGETLDDAAGEAFDKTAKMMGLNYPGGPEIARLAEQGVAGRFTFPRPMCDRPGLAFSFSGLKTFALNTWQQSVSAGDDSEQARCDIALAFQQAVVETLTIKCKRALKQAGMKRLVIAGGVSANKALRSSLEKMLGDMKGDVFYARPEFCTDNGAMIAFAGCQRLQAGQHESLAISVQARWPMEQLSGL, translated from the coding sequence ATGCTAGTACTGGGATTAGAAACCTCCTGCGACGAAACCGGTGTCGCATTATATGACAGTGAACGCGGCTTGCTGGCCGACGCGCTGTTCAGCCAGATCGACCTGCATCGCGCCTATGGTGGCGTCGTGCCGGAGCTGGCTTCGCGTGACCACGTCAAACGCATGCTGCCCTTGATTCGTCAGGTGTTGGCCGAGGCGGGCTGCGTGCCCACCGAGATCGACGCGATCGCCTACACCGCGGGTCCGGGGCTGGTCGGGGCGCTGCTGGTCGGTGCTTCCTGCGCTCAGGCGCTGGCCTTTGCCTGGGGCATTCCGGCGCTCGGCGTACACCATATGGAAGGCCATTTGCTGGCGCCGATGCTGGAGTCGCAACCGCCGGAATTCCCGTTCGTCGCTTTGTTGGTGTCGGGCGGTCATACGCAGCTGGTTCAGGTCGACGGGATCGGTCAATACACGCTCTTGGGTGAAACCCTCGACGATGCTGCCGGTGAAGCCTTCGACAAGACTGCGAAGATGATGGGGCTGAATTATCCGGGCGGTCCGGAAATCGCTCGTCTGGCGGAGCAAGGCGTTGCAGGACGTTTCACTTTTCCGCGTCCGATGTGCGACCGCCCGGGCCTGGCTTTCAGCTTCAGTGGCCTGAAAACCTTCGCCCTCAACACCTGGCAGCAGAGCGTCAGCGCCGGGGACGACAGCGAGCAAGCCCGTTGCGACATCGCGCTGGCGTTCCAGCAGGCCGTGGTGGAGACTTTGACCATCAAGTGCAAGCGCGCCCTGAAACAGGCGGGCATGAAGCGTCTGGTCATCGCAGGGGGCGTCAGCGCCAACAAGGCACTGCGCTCTTCACTGGAAAAAATGCTCGGCGACATGAAGGGCGACGTGTTTTACGCCCGTCCGGAGTTCTGCACCGACAACGGCGCAATGATTGCGTTTGCCGGCTGCCAGCGCTTGCAGGCCGGTCAGCACGAAAGTCTGGCAATCAGCGTGCAGGCACGCTGGCCGATGGAGCAATTGTCAGGGCTGTGA
- the dnaG gene encoding DNA primase: MAGLIPQSFIDDLLNRTDIVDVVSSRLQLKKAGKNYTACCPFHKEKTPSFSVSPDKQFYYCFGCGAGGNALGFMMDHDNLDFIQAVEELAKAAGMEIPREESGRPHKPRQPTDSPLYPLLTAAADFYRQALKSHPSRKAAVDYLKGRGLTGEIARDFGLGFAPPGWDNLFKHLSSDTLQQKAMVDAGLLIENAETGKRYDRFRDRVMFPIRDSRGRIIAFGGRVLGDDKPKYLNSPETPVFHKGQELYGLYEARKNNRNLDEIIVVEGYMDVIALAQQGLRNAVATLGTATSEEHLKRLFRVVPNVLFCFDGDQAGRNAAWRALEATLPCLQDGRRARFLFLPEGEDPDTLVRSEGTDAFRARINQHAQPLADYFFQQLTEESDPRSLEGKAHMATLAAPLIDKVPGANLRILMRKRLSEITGLSGEAVTQLVQSAPQDAPPAYDPGIDYDAMPDYGDYHQPQAQEMYVPQQEWTPKKPGAGGKKWDKKPWDKNGKRGGDRDQQSPPRTPIAVEAPTLIALRTLIHHPELAGRVETADHFANESNTYAQLLVALIEAVQKNPKLNSIQLMARWHGTEQGRLLKALAEKEWLIEGGNLEQQFLDTITRLSAGQHTDSLEALIRKARQPGLTAEEANQIANQMRDLLKRNMTVPNPTSTGA, translated from the coding sequence ATGGCCGGGCTAATTCCCCAGAGCTTCATTGACGACCTTCTGAACCGCACCGACATCGTCGATGTGGTCAGCTCGCGCCTGCAACTGAAAAAGGCCGGCAAGAACTACACTGCCTGCTGCCCGTTCCACAAAGAAAAAACCCCTTCTTTCAGCGTCAGCCCCGACAAGCAGTTCTATTACTGCTTCGGCTGCGGTGCTGGCGGTAACGCCCTCGGCTTCATGATGGACCACGACAACCTGGACTTCATCCAGGCTGTCGAAGAACTGGCCAAAGCCGCCGGCATGGAAATCCCCCGCGAAGAAAGCGGCCGGCCGCACAAACCGCGGCAGCCAACCGACTCGCCGCTGTACCCGCTGCTCACTGCCGCCGCCGATTTCTATCGCCAGGCACTGAAAAGCCATCCGTCGCGCAAAGCCGCGGTGGATTACTTGAAGGGTCGCGGGTTGACGGGCGAGATCGCCCGGGACTTCGGCCTCGGCTTCGCTCCGCCCGGCTGGGACAACCTGTTCAAGCACTTGAGCAGTGACACCCTGCAACAGAAAGCCATGGTCGATGCCGGCCTGCTGATCGAAAACGCCGAAACCGGCAAGCGTTATGACCGCTTTCGCGATCGCGTGATGTTTCCGATCCGCGACAGCCGCGGGCGCATCATCGCTTTCGGTGGCCGGGTATTGGGCGATGACAAACCGAAATACCTGAACTCACCGGAAACCCCGGTATTCCATAAGGGCCAGGAACTCTACGGCCTTTATGAAGCACGCAAAAACAACCGTAACCTCGACGAAATCATCGTCGTCGAAGGCTACATGGACGTCATCGCCCTCGCCCAGCAAGGCCTGCGCAATGCCGTCGCCACACTCGGCACCGCCACCAGCGAAGAGCACTTGAAGCGTCTGTTTCGCGTCGTGCCCAACGTTTTGTTCTGCTTCGACGGCGACCAGGCTGGCCGTAACGCCGCATGGCGAGCACTGGAAGCCACCCTGCCTTGCCTGCAAGACGGGCGACGGGCGCGCTTCCTGTTTCTGCCAGAAGGCGAAGACCCGGATACGCTGGTCCGCTCCGAAGGCACCGATGCTTTCCGCGCGCGGATCAACCAGCACGCGCAGCCATTGGCGGACTATTTCTTTCAGCAACTGACCGAGGAATCGGACCCGCGCTCGCTCGAAGGCAAGGCCCACATGGCCACCCTCGCGGCGCCGCTGATCGACAAGGTTCCGGGCGCGAACCTGCGGATCCTCATGCGCAAGCGCCTGTCCGAAATCACCGGGCTCAGTGGCGAAGCGGTGACCCAGCTGGTGCAAAGCGCACCTCAGGACGCGCCGCCTGCCTATGACCCGGGTATCGATTACGACGCGATGCCGGATTACGGCGATTACCATCAGCCGCAGGCACAAGAGATGTACGTGCCGCAGCAGGAATGGACGCCGAAGAAACCCGGCGCCGGCGGCAAGAAATGGGACAAGAAACCGTGGGACAAAAATGGCAAGCGTGGCGGTGATCGCGATCAACAAAGCCCCCCGCGCACACCGATTGCCGTGGAAGCCCCGACCCTGATTGCGCTTCGCACGCTCATTCATCATCCGGAACTGGCCGGCAGGGTAGAAACCGCCGATCACTTCGCCAATGAGAGCAACACCTACGCGCAATTGCTGGTGGCCCTTATCGAGGCCGTGCAAAAAAATCCTAAGCTAAACTCAATTCAGTTAATGGCCCGCTGGCATGGGACGGAGCAGGGACGTCTTCTCAAAGCATTGGCGGAAAAGGAATGGCTGATTGAAGGCGGCAACCTTGAACAACAGTTTTTAGACACCATTACTAGGCTATCAGCCGGTCAACACACCGATAGCCTGGAAGCACTTATCAGAAAAGCAAGACAGCCGGGATTGACCGCAGAGGAAGCAAATCAGATCGCAAATCAGATGCGCGACCTATTAAAACGCAATATGACTGTACCAAACCCGACCTCAACTGGCGCGTGA